TTACTTATGGCTACCACCCAGCCAGTATTTCACCAACCAGACTAGCTGACCGGTATTGCCAATTTACTGGCATTTTATTTGTCTGTAAGTTTAGAATTCCTAATTGGTCCTCTCCCCCGGCCAACCACCTATCAGCCCAAAAGTCCTCTCCCTGCTCTCCTAAAGCCTCCCTACTCAGCCAAAGCACAGCAGTCTTTTCTTGGCCCCCCGATACATCATAACTCCACCCCTAAAATGTCACAACCCCACCCTCTCTGTCCCACTTCAGCCCcccactagggatgggtgaattttttgcattgtttcgctgtggaaataatgcccatagacatgtcaaaaaaaaattttttgatgcccatagactttaatgggcaatttttggcaaaacgaaccGGGTCAAATTGGCCGAAGCCTGCCCCCTACATCATCAGCTTGTAAGTCCTATCTCTGTTGTCTATTCACCTTCTGTCCCTATACAGAGCATATATTCAATGTACCCTGGAACATTTCTACATCAGGGAAACATACAGCAGatctaaaatatttattattttaatagagGTCTTGGGCTACAGGAACCATCACTCACCTTACAGGCGTCTCTTACCCCTTCAGCAGATCTCGCGCACATCATTTCATctacaattattttcacttgaaTATTATTTTCATCTGTGATGTTGAGTTGCACATTGCACATCTCGTTACTCATCAATTTTACGCCCCTTTTTTTCAGAATTCTTGGTTCTGGCAAGGTGACTGTGAGTGGAATTTGGGTGATTAAAACAGGGATAAACAGGCGTACCACCCACTCCTAAACCAAACAAAGCAGCAGTTCTTTTTTGATAAgggtgtttaaagggacagtaacatcaaaaaataaacatttttaaagtaatgaaaatataacgaagtgttgccctgcactggtaaaactgctgtgtttgcttcagaaacactacttattatatataaactatagtagtacttatctgttatctactgtgtatcctgtgcttgaatggctgcccccatggctacacagcagcttgtttatataaactatagtagtacttatctgttatctactgtgtatcctgtgcttgaatggctgcccccatggctacacagcagcttgtttatataaactatagtagtacttatctgttatctgtgtatcctgtgcttgaatggctgccccatggctacacagcagcttgtttatataaactatagtagtacttatctatctactgtgtatcctgtgcttgaatggctgcccccatggctacacagaagcttgtttatataaactatagtagtacttatctgttatctactgtgtatcctgtgcttgaatggctgccccatggctacacagcagcttgtttctataaactatagtagtacttatctgttatctactgtgtatcctgtgcttgaatggctgcccccatggctacacagcagcttgtttctataaactatagtagtacttatctgttatctactgtgtatcctgtgcttgaatggctgcccccatggctacacagcagcttgtttatataaactatagtagtacttatctgttatctactgtgtatcctctgcttgaatggctgcctccatgtctacacagcagcttgtttatataaactatagtagtacttatctgttatctactgtgtatcctgtgcttgaatggctgcccccatggctacacagcagcttgtttatataaactatagtagtacttatctgttatctactgtgtatcctgtgcttgaatggctgcccccatggctacacagcagcttgcttataatacagattctgaagcaaacacaccagttttaccacattatatttacattactttcacttacattttttggtattactgttcctttaattgaatTTGTTTGTTATCAGTGAACctgtaaaattatttaaaatggttGATACATATCATTGTACATATCAACTCACACCCACACCCCATTAGAAGAATAAGCAGTACAtacatgtgaatatatatatatatacaaacacacacacacactttgaaGTCTGAAGAACTTCCAAAGACTGCACCTAGGCATCAGTGACCAATATATAGGCCCCagaagggaccgaaacgttggatgcagcaTGAAGTGAAATAAAAAAGACACATTCATCACAAAACTGGAAGTGCTGGTTCTTCAATGTATTATATGAATTGACATACCATCATACCAGCTAAAGGTCTGTCCTATGTACTGTACAATAATCCTACAATAAATATTTATCTGGGTCTGTCATGAATGTTGCGGGCCATACACTGCGCCTTTTTATGAAATGCTGGAGGGCCACACACTTAAATGGTGGGGGCCATTCACTGTGCCCGTCATGAAATGTACGCTATGCTTGTCAaagtttatttataattttaaaatatacataaatgtcCAATATGCATTCTTGTTTGCTCAACAGGCACTACCCTTGCTAGTAATGTACATTCACACCATATGCAGCAACAAAACTTGGTTACAGTACAAAAAACGGTTTATTACTcctaggggaagatttattaagacaaatacaagaggtcctctgcactcaacccattatcaatatatttaagacagagacattttgtgctactgctactgaaaaatgccttaccctttaaacaacacagggattgtttgtccatatattgcaatatatttaagctgaacaactacgtcacagtcatcccatatctggccagtcctacgctcaattttcatcttacttgctgctttcaaagtaaaactcccaaacttggctgcccttttattagacaccagtgggatcactttGAAAGCAgccagtaagttgcaggtaaaactttgtccCTATGTAACTGAATATAAATACTCACTGCCATTGCTGATCTCACCCCAGCCGGTCACCGCACAACATGAGTCATCTGGGAATGTCACATTAGCTGCCGGAAGGCAAACTGGGAAGATGAATCTGTTTAATGGAACCTCCTCTGCAAGCTCCAAAAGACTGACGTCAtcgaacatttttgttttataataagcAGAATAAGTGATGATTTGTTTAACTGCTATAGACCTTTCCTGATAATCATCTTCATCTAGATTATGGTCCCCAACAGAAACTCTTAGCgagtatttttttctgcatgaaaacaaaaacatacaacTTTAGAAGGCTTCATGATGGTGTCATAAGATATATCTATGACTGAAGGGCCCATACAACTCCTACATCATTTATCACTCACACCATTCAAAGGCTGCAACAAGGGACCCTTTATATCAGCTTCTCTGATTACTgtttaatgcagggatccccaatagtgatgggcgaatttattcgccaggcgcgaatttgcgcgattcgcgccgagcgaataaattcgcgaaacgcccgcgaaaatttgcggtaaaaattccccggcgtcaaaaaaaaataaatttcagaaaaatggacgccggcgccaaaaacgggcgccggcgtcgaaaaacgggcgccggcgtcaaaaacgggcgtcaaaaacgagacgccggcgccgtttcgcgaatttcgcgcgaaattcgcgaatttttcggcgaatcgaaactgcgcaaattcgcccatcactaatccccaaCCATCTGAAtccgtgaacaacattcagaagtaaaaggagttggggagcaacacaagcataaaaaatgttcttgggatgccaattagttctgtgattggccatttagtagcccctatgtggattgtcaacctacattgaggctctgtttaacagtacatctgttttttatgccaaaacttacctccaagccaagaattcaaaaataagcacctgctttgaggccactgggagcaacatccaaggggttggagagcaacatgttactcaggagctactggttgcggatcactgctctaatggaACACTATGGCCCAAATGGTAGAAGGGACTACACAAAGAATTATGACACACTTGGGGGGgggagtatttatcaaaatccacatttttctgattattttattaacaaaaagtcagaccaaactagaatccaccattTAACCTTATTTCTTATTAGAAAAGTTTGATTTTATCAGAtcgggggaaaaactcaataaaatcgagcaaaactttttttcgggccttttcccaaaaaaagccagaatccattGGATGTTTTGTAccagaaaagcctgaaatagaatagattttcgggctaaatccagcgcagacacaaaaacttccaaatactatagttggactttttgcagccttgggttATAATAATTTGAGAAATTTGACGtttttgttgcacaaaaaaatttagattttatagtacaaaaaacaaagctttttatagtttttggcattcggacttcgGTTAAAATAACCACCTTGGTGTGAATATATGAAATGGAAGGAAGGAATTAAGTATTAagacataaataaatatgcaacTTGCCAATAAATCAAATAACTTACATTGCGGCTCATCAGGTAGAAACATTTACTTTACTGATAATAGAAGGATATAAGCCCACAACATTTTGGGGTTTCCCACTTCTTAAATGCCAGAGAACTAAGCAATGTTACAGTGATAATCAAACTTATCTTAAATAACCCCTTCACCTCATGACTAAAAGCAATGTCCACACATGCTTGTGTGACCCACAAAGGCAATAAATGTCCATGTATCTGTTCCATTAGACCAGAGATGGTCATGTGTAGTAATAACATGATCCTTCTGGATGGGTATAAGTGGGGAAACTCTCCCAGTCAGCTATAGTTACACTAAATTAACATTAACATGATTTTAGGATTGTAAACGAGGCACCTGTTGCTAATTGGTTTAAAAAGTGTAGCATGTAACAcagaaaatcaatgaaaaaaatcatCCCAAATCTGTCCAGGTAAGTGGCTTCTGTTATTTACCTGTCTGCCCCTTCATTACTAAATGGAAACAAAGACTTACCCATAGACACAGTGAGCTGCAGTCACCACCCATTTGCTGCTGATGAGGGTTCCTCCACAGAAAGGATCATCGCCGGGTCTATGCACATTCACTTGCCAGGGCCACTCACCTTCACGTGCTGTTTCTGCACCCAGGATTCGACCCTGCACCCACGTTTTTCCGCATTCTGTGGAAAGGAGGCAGATGAAAACTTGTTAGCTTGAATAGGAGACCAAAGAACTATTGAGTAgctgatacaagtatgggatctgttatccagaatgctcaggacctggggttttctgaataagggaatttccatcatttggatcttcataccttaagtctactagaaaatcatgtaagcattaaataaaccccattggctggttttgcctccaataaggattagttgggCTCACGTACAAGCTATTGCTACtgacagagaaaataaaataaaaattgcattatttggttaaaatggagtctatgggagatggccttcccataattctgagctttctggataatgggtttctggacaggcctggaatggcaatctgtgagttctggcaaatgccagaggggctgctgtaaaatgccatagacagtcactgtggagtgggctggtgggggattggttgggcctctgtgtatttgaaatgccagggtctattttgagtcccagtccagacctgttgctggataacggatcccatacccagaTCCAATGGACAAAGCATAGTTTCAATCTCAATCGTCATcatattttacccacaatgcactgatTTTTCCAAGAATTCGGCACAGTATTTAGATTTATGTGGCATAgctatcatcaagtacaaggtactgttttattattacagagaaaaaatacataaataattacaaaaatttgAATGACCTTGGATTTGCCAATAAGAAATCCTTTAGGTGTACTGCAGTCATAAAATAAGATCAGATATAACaagaacaacaataataataataatcagatgCACAGTAAAAGTTCtgagttaaggtccccatacatggatagatccgctcgtttggcgatgtcgccaaacgagcggatctccctccgatatgcccaccttgaggtgggcaatatcgggcagatccgatcgtgggccctagggcccaacgatcggatcctagcattctcaaacgggcggtcggatcgcgggaccgcatcaacgaacagatgcggccgcgatccgacgggatttttaaacccatccgatcgagatctggccgactttcggccagatctcgatcggggaagtccgtcgggggcccccatacacgggccaataagattccgacacagtctgtcggcagcttttatcggcccgtgtatggccacctttagacaatcaaagggtttagagcagtgatccccaaccagtagtttgtgagcaacgtgttgctctctgaccccttagATGTTACTCCCAGTCACCTCAaagcaagttttgattgtataaaaacacgatgtactgccaaacagtctcctgtaggctgtcagtcctcataggagcagccaatagccaatcacagcccttatttggcacccttggGAgcctttttgcatgcttgtgttgttccccaactcattttacagttgaatgttgcttacagggaaaaaaaggttggggacccctggtttagaggataaagtaaacctttaaaacaagtgaatgtaaaattgatgagggggctattctaagcacttttgtcatttacattcattatttttttatttctatgatattaagggatacatgtactgttaatatgaatgaattgtgttccaacagcgccacctgctggtcagtttcccaccagtctgaccaccaagtagtcaaggaagttgtcaggagaaagaaagaggctgatgttcttctgcttaggaataaaattagaaacctttctctctcctttctcttccattttatattcacttattttaaaggtttacttatcctttaactgctGAAAATGATGTACAGACTTATAGCAACAAAAATGGAAGTGCATATTGTGTATTAGTAGCATCAAGAAAACATATAAGGCATCATCTCcatccaaaactgcactttttGGCCACGCACATTTCCCTGTGGTATTTGCATGAAAAATCCTCTCTgctcaacatacagtatttactattgtgtatacaggtatgggaccggttatccggaATGTTCAGGACATGGGGCCTTCCACATAATGTATGtttacttaatttggatcttcatagcttaagtctactagaaaatcatgtaaacattaaataaacccaataggctggttttgcttccaataaggattttcaTCCTAGTcgatacaaggcactgttttattattagagagaaaaagaaaattgcttttaaaagATTGAATAATTTCAAGATAATGGAGACTTTTGGAGACAGCCTAGAGCTTTCTGTGCAatgggatcccatacccgtagttGTGCTTGGCATCAACTGGTCCTTCCTGCCTCCttcaacatttatattttacGTGTAGGTTATTTGTTACTTAAAGATTTGTGTACTTACGTTCAGGGTTTTCAGCAACAACATAGATCCCTAAAGATGAAATCAACACATCAGTAATTTGCAATTTAATAACAAAGCACAACTAGGAAAACAATCTGTTTGCATATGAGTAGCTTGGATCATTTCTTGGACAAAAATAATGTCATGGcctaaagggaaactaaaatctatagttagtttatgagtatatatagttgatgtgagtgtatggagagaccagtgtgtgtatatactgtatgaatgctgggtttcatttggagaagttgaatttgatggactttggtctttttttatcccAACTATGTAACATGTCTGATTCTATTGTTTGAGTGTTTACAAACTGGATAGAGATGATGATAGtggaataaatagatagatagatagatagatagatgatagatagatagatagatagatagatagatagatagatagatagataatagatagatagatagatagatagataatagatagataatagatagatagatagatagatagatagatagatagatagatagatagatagatagatagatagataatagatagatagatagatagatagatagatagatagatagatagataaatgatagacagatgatagatagatagatagagagatagatagagagatagataatagatagatagatagataatagatagataatagatagatagatagataaatgatagacagatgatagataatagatagagatgaatgatagataaatgatagacagatgatagatagatacacatagACCCATATTATCCAGTGTCCCAGCACCACAGATAAAGAAACTACAATAAGCTCTATCGATACCTGCTAAGCTCCCTGAAATCCCATTAGGGTCTAGACAGAGACTTACCCAGAGTCAGGAGGAGCAGAAATCTTACTGGAAGAGACATTCTCATGGTTCTCTTCTGTGCACAGTAGTGTTCATAATACTCAATCCCCATGCTCCATTATATACATGCATTGCATGGTGTTGGAATGTTGGAAAACAAGTTCTTCTCATACAACCTCCATGAATCAACTACAAGCCACACCCAATCAATCCCCTGGTCTTGTACTCTACTCTTTGCCTCTTTATTCTGAGTCcacctttctttcttttattgctatcaaaatgtttttattgggttCTACATCCCACCACTGTAGGTCTAACCATtcactttatattttctttagaaTCCTCTGCTATGGTCAGTGTTCTCTGTGCACCCGGAATATTCCTCCCTATGTGTAGCTTTGgaacaatacaaaataatttatcaTAGATGGTAAGAAAGCTTTTGCATGGGCATTTGGTTTGTGTAGAGCGCTTAGTGTAAATATCATTATTTGGCATCTGGTTGACATTGCTACACTTCAGAGTTTCTATGGTGGTCACTCGCTGTAGAACAAGAGCTGCtcttacttactgtatatggtttattttgtctttataaaCCTGTGCCTGTATGAGCTtaaatgccattattttatttcaGCATATGGAGTGGCACCACACTTATTGTTGTTTGCAAGATATTTCTTCTCTGTAagtttccatttaaaggggaacttttaaaGATTCAaagaagcagacggcacttctgaaaatggggtttattggagtacctgctaAACACTTGACTATTAGGGTCTCTCCAGCATACTCCTATAAAGCcgcttaaattatatttataatttaaaaaaactgaaacacATGAAAAATAATTCCTATGGCCATATCTCTCTTCCAAACTTTTTTAGGCTGCTTTGCCTATTAGGGAAAACAGGTACCTGTGTAAGGGGGTTCTCAGCTCCAACCAAGGGGGTTACCCTGAATGCTTGTGCCATCATTTTCTGTTATCAATAAATGTTGTAGGGCGATTGCCTTAAAGGAAATGCCTGTACACCCTTCTTAATTTCATGTTATTATAGCTCTCAATGTATCTTTTAATTGTATTGTACAATATAGATGGTGGACGTGTTATCTGTAGTCCAGTATTTGTAAACATCCTAAAAATCAGGTTGGCAGATAACCTGCAACCTGCTCCCAAATGTGTGAAGCTACTGTTCAAAGCAGGGATTTCCCCTGAACATGGTGTCACGTTGTTGGAGAGGAAGTGATGAGGCCTAATAACTCCCATGTACCGTGGAAGGATCAATGACTCCTCTTCATCATTATGGTTATTACAGTCTATAATAGACACAATTCAGTATTAACCAAATGGTATTTGGAATAGTTTAAAAGCTACATGGAATAAAGAGAATGTGTTTACAAGCATAATCACAGATAGCTATGTTTATAGTTGACCCTTAAGCACTTCTAATATAGGGAATTTTTTTGGTTAACCGGAGGAGAAAAGCCAGATATAACACATAatacaatatacatgtatataaatggaaaacgtcatgttgctcaccaaagaACTTCAGTACATGATAAGTAGGCTCAGTTTACAGTGAAACCAGCTCACTTTACTGTTAAAGCCTGTTTGAGACATTTTGGAAGTCCATATTAAGAACGTCCCACCCTATATTTTCTGTAGTATCACTGTAttataaaaccaaaaaataaagatACCCTGTGGGTCAAATAGaatcataaaaatagaaaaactttattcaaaacatcatttaaaaaaatatatatgtacgaACTCCGTGGCGACATACCTTGGGGTCtgtgtgtacatttttttaaaattatgttttgaatacatttattcTATTTGACACTGCAAGTAGGAGATAGCTATCTTAAGTTCTGCCCACAGTTCAAGCTTATACCTGGCCACCCTCAAGTGTGTTTGCCTGTAGCCTGGGCAAGTCTTCTCCTGATCCTGTAACCATGTTAGATCTCATGTCTGTTCCTGATCCATTATAGcacaaaaagtcatttttaagcAACTCGAATCTGATGGGACTAGAACCAGAGACCTTGTAGGTTCCTGGTTAATTTGTCCTAACCTCCATATTATTGCCAATTGTTTTATATTCTGTTGCCATTATCCTTGCCTTCCCTAGACATTCTAGCCTCTCCTGCCTTACCTTAGTATCCTGTAACCAGTCTAAGCATTTCTTTCTGTTTTACAACTGCTCTGTACTGTCCTGCTTAGACCTGTTTAGTCTTTCCAAGTCTTCCTCTTGGGACTTGTCAGTATCTGAGATTTTCCCTGACAGATCCCTTACAGAATCATTCCTCTTTTTTACAGAAATCAAAAAAATTAAGAAGTTCTAGGTCCTTATAAGTGCTAAATTGCTGTAATggaattacccatagcaaccaaatattgCCATCTACTTTCTAACTTCAACAGTAGTAAACTGATCAAAACAAATTCAATGCTTGCAAATGGCTAATAGAAAAGTGCAAATAATCACCTAAGTTAGATAGTTCCCACTCTGCTGCCCTATC
The Xenopus laevis strain J_2021 chromosome 9_10S, Xenopus_laevis_v10.1, whole genome shotgun sequence DNA segment above includes these coding regions:
- the LOC108703285 gene encoding serine protease 27 yields the protein MGIEYYEHYCAQKRTMRMSLPVRFLLLLTLGIYVVAENPEQCGKTWVQGRILGAETAREGEWPWQVNVHRPGDDPFCGGTLISSKWVVTAAHCVYGKKYSLRVSVGDHNLDEDDYQERSIAVKQIITYSAYYKTKMFDDVSLLELAEEVPLNRFIFPVCLPAANVTFPDDSCCAVTGWGEISNGITLPEPRILKKRGVKLMSNEMCNVQLNITDENNIQVKIIVDEMMCARSAEGVRDACKGDSGGPLVCYKEDRWYLAGVLSKGGCLKGNHLTLYTRLTSIVSWIKENVPEAAENVHDVEFPTPTEGQCQV